ttccctgccacatgcttctagagttggtggtgttgaactgtccttcaatcttgttcctgtactgacctTTTGCTGTTCTGACattttcctgcttgcttataatcccattcagttccttgagtgcccggtctgtgtcggcttgtggcgggatgtacacagcagtgataatgaccgctgtgaattccctcagtagccagaacggtcgacacagaagcatgagaaattccagatcgggagagcagaaagacttgatagaatgtacgttcctctgatcacaccaggatttgttgctcataaaacatacaccaccacctctgcttttacctgagaggtctttcgctctgttcgctcggtgcacggagaaccccgcgggttcaatggctgagtctggaatctccgcagacatccaagtttctgtaaggcagatactgcagcagtccctcgtctctcgttggaaagagatctgcgctttcagctcgcagagcttgttgtccagagactgaacatttgccagtagaatactgggtagtgggagtcgatttgcgtgacgtcttactctgatgagaacgccggctctgtttccccttttccttttgcgtttccgcggccgggcagcccagacaaagggctctgctggcatgtttgtaaacagcgggtcggcattgaggaatttgaagtccggtttatggtgtgtaagtgttcgtctgtcatagacaataaggcagacaacatccaagacaaaaaacataagaattgtaaacaaaacaaacaacactacaatgttgtgtcggagctcgcaacgcagcagccatactcggcgccatcttgagtccaaatttCATTGATACTGGAGgaaattttgtaaatatatgatATGGTAACTGTAAGTTAGATAGTCATGTTATGGTTAGatttgctctaaaaaaaaaatggtcatacTCTCTTTGGAGATTTAGAGGAATGTTCCCGGTTCAGTATAAATTAGACAAGATCTTTCAACAGCATTATATTGTGgttgcagtaaggcacttacagtggaagtacaTTGGGCCAGACAATAAACAAGCCACAAGACTAAAACATTATGCATGCTGGCATGACATTAGTGTAAAAGACCTTTCTAaatttgtgtaaagttaaataAAAGGACAATTAagaacttaaataataaatggatttttacaggaaaattaaTACAAGTGCTTTAACAATAAAatgagctttacatttctgcttttaaaccctccggtAAGCTGTCACAGgttacttccattttaagtgcattaATGCAACCGTGATTTTTGCCtctctttatttttgtatttttttttaaaataaggaAAAGGTCAAaatgattttctgtggtaattggcATTATgacacagatgctgtcgatagtgcttaaaggaatgttccatgttcaattcaagttaagctcaatcgacagcatttgtggcataatgccacaaaaataattttgacttgccgtTACAGTACAGCACTTACAATGAAATGAAATACAGTCCgaataatgttaaaatacacactgtttttgaagtatagtcacaagatttTAACATTACATATGTTAAACATGATTTGAGTGTGTTAAATCAGGGAATTGCCAGCGTTACAGTGTTTGGCAGAGTACGGGGTTTacgttacgtcgtcatgacaacgaagttgttatattggctataactttacacagaaaaggttagtaagcgattttgtttctcactaaaatcatgttaacatgtataatgtttacgtcttgtggctatacttttgaaatgtgtaACCCAAAAAAATATTGTCCTCTCTTTATAGGTCTTGTGCATGCAAAGGAGGTGGTCAGCCAGAAACTGCTACATTTAGAGGGGCAGAAGACCCAGATGATGCAGGAGATCGAGAGAATGGAACAGGAAGTTCAGAGAAGCCTGTCCAAAAGTCACACCCTGAACTCAGAGCAGGAGTATTCTTCAACCAGAAACCCCAACCAGAATTTTCTTTCAACAGAACTACAAAAAAaccattaaaatatgtttatttacattACGCTAGAGGTCAGGTGACCAAGACACTCTGTTAATATTGGTGTGATGCACACATAATTGCTTTTTTCTGAAtttaagttaagctcatttgaaaGCATTTGcagaataatattgattaccacaaaaaataatttgactctccccgcttttattaaaaaaagaaaacgcagttacagtaaggcatttaaaatgacattcaaattatgttaacatgtataatgtgtacatcttgtggctatacttttgaaacaatgagtatttgaatgtttatggactggctccattcacttcattgtaagtgcctcactgtaactgtgatAGAAGaggatgaatttttttttttttgtggtaatcaacattaagccaaaagtgctgttgattgagtttaacttgtattaaatccagaacattcctttaatcccTAGATTCTCAAGACAAGCTCTGTTTTGTCTGTCTTTTACCGAAACACGTCCTGTGATTGTTGCCCTATTACAACAGTTgtgttttttaaattctttttgaACATGTACCTTGTTGCTCTTATTTAGTTGTTCTCTGTGGCATGTGCCTTGACTCATGCACCAGATTCTTACAGCGAGAGTTGGAAAGACTTCGAGATGCTGAGCAAGAAATTCAAACCCTGCAACAGGAAGTGGATGAGGACACAACTGAGGTCATTCCTTCAGTCATGTAAGTGCTAAACTTGGCTTaacagtttaaaggaatgttttaccCAGaattgaaagttctgtcatcatttactccctattcggtcttggtgtgaataggccttaaatAGGGATGCACCTATATGGAGATTTTGGCAGATAccgataattaattatatttggaAGCCAGTAGCTGATATATTTGCCGATAAATCTAAATCTGGATATAAATCTACATTCTGTGTGcctgattacaaaaacaaaaggttCAGCTTATAAAGCCACATCCAGAGCTCTTCAAATTAAATCAGACATGTAAAGTGGATTATTGCTTTTATTTAAGAACAACTTAAAATGCGGAAAACAAGGAATCTGCAAGGAAACATCTAAATCTTTTTCTTCCCATAATCATTTACCAAATGCAGCCTACTCTGAACCAGTTGAAAAGGAATGCACATTCGTATGACCaactttcttttatttaaaaaagtctaTTGATAAATACAGTCCATTGCACTTAATTCAAACCTGTCAAAAGACCGCAATAAGGAATGCAAATAAGTCTCAAACTCACTGTAAACATAACAGTAATCTTTAATAAGCaaaaagaatgaagaaacaaaatgcatgtgtgGCATGGATAGGTAAAATGCAGCGTTTTCTCAGATCCAGTCTGATATTCGTAGATAAAGTCTGCTGCACCAGTCAAAACCCACATGGTGAGTAGTGTGTGCCTGAAAAAGCCACAATTTATCGGCTTTAATATATCGGCCAGATTTTCTTATTGGACCTATAACCGAAAActaaaaaattcacatttatcgGCAGATACCGATATGTCCACtgatatatcgtgcatccctagcCTTAAAGCTTAAAGAATCAGCTCAAATtgtcataaaagtaaaccatgtgACTCGTTGatcacattccaagtcttctgaaggcatacgatcactttttatgatgatcagactgaaatttaagtcgctATTCACtcctaaatcaaatcaaatattgcgacacgtcaataacatcaaacttcaacacacaagaaccaatgaggtttgatgttattgatgtgttGCCGTAGTTAAGTTGTGatatgatttgagagtgaatacagcaacttacatttcagtctgttcatcaggcaaagtgatcatatgccttcagaagacttggaatgtgacgAGTCGCATGTTGTGTCTGACTGCTTTGAAATCAGCTGTAAATTCTGGTTTTCTGATTTAGATATGTTGCTCAGCTCTACTTCAAAGTTACCAAGATAAAGCTGGAGGTCGACACTGAGCCACACATACTGAGGGGAGGTAATCCTGTCACATTTATATACTCATGATTAACTGAATAACTTTATATTCTAGACAGTATGAAATCCCTTTTTGTCTCTTGACAGTTTCCTATGGTGCTGATGTGGTTACCCCTATCAACATAGACACATCCGTCCGTTCCTCCTGTGATGTCAGTGATGAGCTATGGAGCCTGGTTAATACCGAGTGGTAGACCCTGTACACACATAATCACTTTTAGTCCCGAAATGTTAGCCAAAAACATCTGtctgttgtttatatatatatatatatgtgtgtgtgtgtgtgtgtgtgtgtgtgtgtgtgtgtgtgtgtgtgtgtgtgtgtgtgtgtacagatgtgttttgtatgtttgttAATAAATTGGACTCACATGCTACTTTTGAGTCACACCACAAGATGTCACTATACATTTAAAAGTATCTCTCCCATGCTGAAAATTCCCTTTTTACATTCCTGGAATAGCATTTTGTGAGTATTTTGATATTAGGCTCCCCTGCAATTTCCACAGAGGAATAAATCTGATCCTCTGAAACAGTGAAACAATTAGTTGCAAACGGTTTTATACAGTATAAGTAAAAACATAGTATATTCAAATGAAATATATTAATGTTAATACTATTAATCCTGTTTTGCTCTTGGTGTGAATAGATTTGCTCATTGGCAATTCATTTCACTTTTTCGTTTCATTCCTAGTGTGTTTAAGCCTAAAAGtacttttcatttttgctggCTAGCAGCATGGAAGtcatattaaagcaatattccaggttgaaaacaagttaaggtcaatcgacagcatttgtggcataatgttaccacaaacattaattttgaattattaatgaattaatgaaattaattaatgaatctttctttttttaaagtgaggtacttgcaatggaagttaatgggagCCAGTtattaaacgttaaaatactcactggttctcactgttttgtgtgttaacatgattttagtgtgataaaaccgcttgctaatcttttctgtgtaaagatatatccaattttacaacatcttCGCCATGACGATGAAATGCCGTGAACcctaaaacaacgatttaaacaactttacagttcaaataatacacaagttttaagagCAGAATTAATggaggtgcttttataaaattataagcttcacatttctgcctttaaatcctccagaaattggccccatttacttccattgtaagtgcctcactgtagccttgatttttgcttttttttaaagaaaaggagggatgagtcaaaaatatgtttttgtggtaatcaacattaagccacaaatgctgtcgactgagcttaacttgtatcgaacatGGAATGATTTATTGGCTTGATTTGAGTCAGTGCCTCAAGTCTAAAATCTGATTCACCACTGGACACCTAAAAAGTGGAAACTGTCCTGAAATATATGATACTGtgaatttttataaaatgtagtgaagtgaGAAGCGCTGGTCATGATCCTGGTagatacattaaatacatttattttataatattaatgtTCATTTTATATAACATATGACAACAATGAATATGGATATTCAGCTTAGTTATCCCATCATTATTGCGTGACCAATTTAACCTTTGCTTGTCTAACTTCATAAATGAGTCACACAATAACCTAGTTTCTGAGATGCAGAGACTAGCTGTTTCAATTTTGATAAACATCCGGACTGGCACGAGCGAATGACCTTTttctgcaggttttttttttttttttttttgcaaagacaGAGCAGTGAGAAAATGCTATGTGTGGCTCATGCCCTGTGAAATGTCAAAACCGCATTGAATATAGTTTAGTTTATGCCTGGTTAACATGTGGTGTGATTGTAGCAACTGGAAATCAGCTCAACTCACTTCTCGAGCTTTTCTTTACAGTTTGATTTGTGCATTTGTGGTTTTAAAGCTCACCACAATTTTTCAGAAGTATTTGCTCATAACGTAGTAGATAAAGTTTCCACTGCATTTGTTGAAAACTTTTcatatttgatgagaaatgtaaaGTGTGCCAAAGCTAAAATATAATGTATAGAAGTCATTTGTTCTAGCACAAACAAATCAACACCACTTTTGCTGcagttaaacaaaaaaaaaaagaattctcacAAACTGCAAAACATTCAAGAAAAACAACTTTAATTAATGcacatataaaaatgtttataagGCTCATAaggataaaatacatttaaacaaatgcTAATGCATTCGGTTTTCAGAACAAAGACAGACATAGtttttacagaaataaaatattgCCAGAAGatcagtgctgtttttttttttcactgcaaaCTGCAACACATGAATAAAGTCATTCCATACGATTACATACAAATCTTTgttacaatatttataaaatatacaatatttatataGCTTGTGTCACTTAATTTCAGttgaaaatatatttactgtaggGAAATAAAGACAAGAATAACTAAACTTTCTTGAATGAACATTTTGGGTTATGGGAAGCTTGTATTtacaacattaaaatactatttccCAAATGCATACAATAATATTGTTGCATCTCACAAGTCAATGTAAAAAATAGTCACTTTGTAGTTTTTAGTTGCGTGCCTCTTAAAATCATTTTGTGACGTGTTTATGTAGAAGCATCAACCTGGCATTTTCTATGCGTCTTTTCACCACAAAGTATCTTAACTTGTACGTTTCAGCCAGCATGTGGTGGTGAAAATTACTTGGTATATTCCGATTATTTCTGGATGTGTACATCTGAGTCTTATATAACAGCAAACATCACAAGAGTTctctttaaagcattttaacaacATGCCTGAGCAACCATTATGAACAATTGTCTCTTATGAGTTAAGTTTTTAATGCTATTTTTGAAAAAGGAATATAGCCCCCGTCTTGCCAGACTGACCTTAAGACAATCCATTTTAAACACTGGTATTTCTATCACAGTAAATAGAATTCCATTTGTCTAGACTGCCACATCATGTGACAGGGTCATGGTTTGCTTTAATGCAAGTTCAGGATCACAAAATTGTGATCTCTGTGACTAGAATATATTCTTCTGTTTGAATTTTTTAGCACGTCAAACATGtcccctttgcagtttaatacatATTCAAAGGGCAGGCTGAACCAGGAGAATCCGAACCTTGATTATTATATTATCTTGTTCAGCTCTTGAACATCTTTGGGTAGATTGCTTTAATAGTGGATGGTGAAAAGTTACCAGAGGAGACGGTTGTCTCCAAGCCCTCCAGCCTGTGTGACGGCAACTCATTCTTACTTGTGCTACAGTCCAGGAAatttattccaaacttcttcatCTGTCCATCTTTTGTCAGCAGACAATAGCTGCAGACCAGTCTCAGTATTGCTCTTCGAATATCTTTACTAGTTAGGGTATAAATGATGGGGTTTAGAAGTGAATTGATCATGGCGATGCCCAGGAAGTAATCTGCCTTGAACAGCACCTCACACCTTTCAGCAGGACAGCAGAAGTCCAGCAGAAGAAGCACAAAGAGAGGCAGCCAGCAGGCAATGAAGACTCCAAGAACAATGGTGACCGTCTTCAGCAGAGCCAGATACTTTTGGGACTTCTTTGCCAGACCTTTGCGCTGTGGAGCACAGCCTAACCGTTGCGTATTGGACTTCACTATGTGGAAGATACGTACGTAGAGCACCACGATGGCTAGAAGGACCAGAGTGAACACAGTAATGCAGAAGAGAATGAAGCTCTTGGCGTAAAGAGGCAGGACAGTGGAACACGTGTCCAGGTTTCCCATGCAGTTCCAACCCATGATGGGGAGCACGCCCAGTAAAACCGACAGAACCCAACTTGCGGCAATCAAACCGAACATTCGCCCACGCTTGGCCCCTTGGTATGGCTTCATCCGGACCATCGTGACATGGCGCTCAATGGCAATGGCAAGAAGGCTGATGACGGATGCAGAAAGAGTGATAAACACGCCACCTTCCCTGAGAAACCACAGTACTGGAGTCATTTTGAGAGTATTTGCCCCTGATGTCACTATGTTTACCATGTAGGTGAAGCCTGCTAACAAGTCTGAAAGAGTCAAGTTGCCCAGCAAGTAGTACATGGGCATgtgaaattttttgtttttccaaattgCCACCAGAACGATGGCATTTTCCACCACAATGAGAAGACAGATTATGAGAAACACAATGGCCTCAGGTTTCAGTCCATCCCGGTACTTGTTCTCTTTCAGTTTTCCAGTGAAGTTGTAATGGGCCATGATGACTGCATTGCTCTGATACTCCCGGAACATTCTGAGCAGGTAGCCTGGAGAGGGGGTCATCAGAGGCAGTGTTGGAGCAACAGCAGCACTGTCAGCATATGAAAATTCCATTGTTTTTCCAAGTTTTTTCtgtctttaaaaaagtaaaattttctaAATGATCTCTGTTAAACATGTAGTCCCATTTTTGCCATATTCCACCAATGTAGATAGAACCACTCTCAAGACTTGAGGTGTTGCTGGCTTATTTGTGTGAAAAAATTCCTCCTTGATGCTCAGATCACAGTTTTGCTATATTCTCAAAGACTACAAGAGGGACCTGAAATGAAGAGCATAAGAGAATAATGTGAAATAGTTGAAATCATTAGGATAAGCTTAATTTTCACAATACATTCCATACCgaaatttgatattttgacacatgtattaaataaatgttcataTGTTTTTCACGGACATAAAAATGCCACATTTGCAACGTATATTTCAAAACACTACAAAAATGGccgttttcatatatgtaactaATATTTTCCCAAATAAGCCCTAGTGGAATTTGTAAACTGAATATGtacatacagtgctgtgcaaaagtcttaggcacataagatgtttcacaaaaacatttgtcttaagatggttatttatatcttcagctttagtgtgtcaataggaaatataaatgttagactcccaaactttacttttgcaaatagaaaagtttagaatagaagaacagggagccctgcaacagatgtgaTGCCCCCCCATCACCACTGAACATCGTGtgagtctgagattacataaagagacagaagcaattgagacagcctaaacagatgtggtgaattctccaagaagcttggaacattctatctgccaacaaccacgaaaaactgtccaggtgtacctaggagaattggtgctgttttaaaggcaaaggtggtcacaccgaatattgatttagctttttttatgtttactggactttgtatgacattaagtgataaatgaaaactatttatgtcattatttttgaagacatcctcactatacactatacaacatttttcacaagtgcctaaaacttttgcacagtactgtaaatgctcaaatatataaaCTATCAATATATAGATGTGTTCATATAAGGCCATATATCAGAATTTTGTATgggacataaaataaaaataaaagcaatgaaAATACAACATTTACTGCAATTAACAAAGAATGctaatttgacattttgaaacgACTTGTACCTACACTAATGTTGGTATTTACTAAGCAGAAAAATCTGCATAGGCTACGTATTCTCTGAGGACGCAATTTTAACTATACTTTCCTAGCTAAACCGTTTTCAGCGTGGAAATAATAGATGTATTTATAGAAGATATATGATTGTTTTTAATTGGGACATATATTGAACAAATTTTGAAAAAGTGAAAAGTATGGAGAAAAACATGTAGGAGTATTTAAATGAGTCAGTAGTAGAAGAATCCCACGTCCGAGACCGCAATAGTTTTTAGCGTAGTCATTGTGTAAAATAATTACAGTATGGTCCAAATGAATATCGGAATATCGAAACGTTTAATAATCTTAAACAGCCTATGTAGCATATAGAACTAATATTTGTGTCAGTTTTAActcttaattttattaaaatgcaaataaattaatCTCTAAAAATTTACGATATTATCGAACCGAAGGTTTTATCGACAAATTACCGTCTGCGAATGCGTGAAAATTCAATTCATGCCTAAACCACCGCTGTCATGTTTCCCATACTTGATTTAGTTTTGCTTAATTCAATATAACAGACGCGTTTGATTTATACCAAAATCGAACTTCGCTTGAGACCTATGTAAATAAACGTACCTTTTAACCTCGCTGCATTGCATTGGAAATGACAGTCCGGCTGTACTCCTGTATCGCTCCCTCATGTCCTGCATGCAATTCACAAACTGAGCCGCAAGCAGCTGATGTGAGAGTGAACCTTGGAGCAGGACTTCTTGAAGTGGGCTGGTCTTGGCATTCGACTTTTCTCTGCTTGTTGCTGATGCAGCATTTAGGGGTAAATGAATTGCCCCTGGTTACTTGGATTTACGACAATTTCGGGCTAGCATATATGTAGTTGCTGCTTATAGATACCATTACTATGTTATGTTTTGGTTTCATTTATAAATGTCTAGCATTTCTTTCTGCAAGTTAGTTGATTAAATAACCAGTATTTACGTTCACTATACATACACTTTTGTGTTCTGCTCTCAACTGAATGGCTTCCATTCTCCATTCTCTGAAAATATTAAAGTACATGACTCATAATTGTAATACAGAATGTTTTCAACCTTATTTTTTCTCTCTACAGTATTCCCTTGTGTCATTCTAATGTGccaacaggcacacacacactagttgttagactaaataattaaataaagaaaaaaaaagtctagtTTTTAGATAAGTATGTTGAACACAGCTGCTCTTTGAATTACACTACTAGTGGAGTGTATGTGTAAGCCAGTAGCCGGATTCAGCTTTCCTAAACAGGAAACTCTGTCATTGTACCTCAAAGGGAGAGGGATTTCCTTGAGAAACACCTCTGAGGTCATACTGGGCTGTGCCGGACAACCCACGCAGTCCAGAGGAAAACATAACCACTCAGATAACAATATTGTGAAACTATGACTTTACAGATCATGTGACAGAtgggttattttatatatatattcagtatatacactcactgagcactttattagggacacctacttattcatgcgattatctaatcagccaatcatgtggcagcagtgcagttcataaaatcatgcagatatgggtcaggagcttcagttaatgttcacatcaaccatcagaatggggaaataatgtgttctcagtgatttcgaccgtggcatgattgttggtgccatacaggctggtttgagtatttctgtaactgctgatctcctgggattttcatgcacaacagactctagagtttactcagaatggtgccaaaaacaaaaaacatccagtgagcggcagttctgcagacggaaatgccttgttggtgagagagatcaatggagaatagccagactggtttgaactgaccaaaaggctacggtaactcagataaccactctgtacaattgtagtgagcagaatagcatcttagaatgcacaacatgtcaaaccttgaagtggatgggctacaacagcagaaaatcacgttgggcactttattaggaccaaaatgtccctaataaagtgctcagtgagtgtatagatacagggttggggagtaatggaatacatataacggattatgtttttaaaatacaaaatattagtaactgtattttaatacagttacagtttacatctttggtaatcagaatacagttacatttaaaaagtattttaattactgtggaaattacttttttattttattgccatttgttccatttaatatttagtctattcaattggaaaacatttatccatataaatgatgcgatccaaagtgcatttgaacagcagtgaaacactttcttatgatgtgttacattcatagttgcagacagagaagtaagtttggagcagaagaaatagaaataaaccttgtgtaaactgtcatgtgaaaatgtagctttatgctaagctaaaatgttatttctagccattatacatgcacctgttaccaggcacgatcatatttttttttatcaaaaaaatccacgttagatcataattttttatcTCTAGTAAGatatttgatattagggcaaagatctTTTGTATTTTAgaatatttatattgtttttctgtaaaaatatctaaaaatccttaaaacaagatacatttgctctatcttgttttagaagctacactgcataagacatttaggcctttttcagagaatgtatttttaacatgtgtatattgtcttactgtactggtagatttttcttgtaaaaacaagtgaaaaaatgctgaaaaaggaatccaaagtatttagattacattactgaccttgagttatctaatggaaaatgtaaaaaattaaattttacagcatgtcttctgtaatctgtagtggaatacatttaaaaaaataaccctcccaaccctgtgtgtgtgtgtgtgtgtatatatatatattagtgcagTCAATTAAAAATttcattgcgattaatcgcataatttatTTTaggtaatcgcgattaatcgcagattttgaaagtgctgaatttGATAAATATACttctttcctgtcaaaatgctttTATGTCCtacttaggaaagaaaacaaaacaatatgttacaattaacattttccaaacaaaaccttacacagtataaagatagaaatgcactaaaatatcaccaattcaagtaacattaaatgtttcccaaagtctgagtgggagtttgactaattgaaagaactcgTCCTCACATAGGCTGCATATTAATTTCAATGGGCATCAaatctccacaatattaattagccggcagactgtggctctCCGCCACAGCAATGGTGAAGCTGtattcatgatttgcatcaggcCGTCAACgtcaagcaccgctttgaactccacttgaaagcgcttgcagacaaaaatgtctcattttgtccttttcatgtaaaaaaaataaaatgtatttcttttttgacATGAAAAAGGACAAAACAGGAAGAATATCTTGTGCACATTTAatttttcttctgtggatcaTAAAAGGAGGTGTTCTAGAGAGTGTTAACACAGCTGTCTGCCAATGAAAGTGGATGTAATAATTAAGCTATTATTCACTAAAAAAATCTTGCTTaacagctgtggtcaccattcactttagaTGTATGGTAAAAAGCAGCTTGGACCTTGTGCTATAAATAACAACTTTTacgttccacagaataaagtcaaACAAATTTTAAGGACACGAGGgtcagaaaattatgacagaattttcatttttgggtgaactgtccctttaagtct
This portion of the Myxocyprinus asiaticus isolate MX2 ecotype Aquarium Trade chromosome 14, UBuf_Myxa_2, whole genome shotgun sequence genome encodes:
- the LOC127452075 gene encoding kinetochore protein Spc24-like; translated protein: MSQNDALNDDDLEKSGESLIDFIKSSKAESALQGAREKLQEFFVHHIKTKKTTTEILNSLVHAKEVVSQKLLHLEGQKTQMMQEIERMEQEVQRSLSKSHTLNSEQEFLQRELERLRDAEQEIQTLQQEVDEDTTEVIPSVIYVAQLYFKVTKIKLEVDTEPHILRGVSYGADVVTPINIDTSVRSSCDVSDELWSLVNTEW
- the LOC127452068 gene encoding sphingosine 1-phosphate receptor 1-like: MEFSYADSAAVAPTLPLMTPSPGYLLRMFREYQSNAVIMAHYNFTGKLKENKYRDGLKPEAIVFLIICLLIVVENAIVLVAIWKNKKFHMPMYYLLGNLTLSDLLAGFTYMVNIVTSGANTLKMTPVLWFLREGGVFITLSASVISLLAIAIERHVTMVRMKPYQGAKRGRMFGLIAASWVLSVLLGVLPIMGWNCMGNLDTCSTVLPLYAKSFILFCITVFTLVLLAIVVLYVRIFHIVKSNTQRLGCAPQRKGLAKKSQKYLALLKTVTIVLGVFIACWLPLFVLLLLDFCCPAERCEVLFKADYFLGIAMINSLLNPIIYTLTSKDIRRAILRLVCSYCLLTKDGQMKKFGINFLDCSTSKNELPSHRLEGLETTVSSGNFSPSTIKAIYPKMFKS